The DNA sequence TGGCCTCGCTGATCGGGCGGTAGAAGAAGTCGACGGCCCGCCCGTCGTAGTGCGCGGAGTCGGTGCCGTGGCCGGTCGAGATCCCACCCGGTTGGTAGCCGCCGACGCTGCGGACGCCGAAGACCTCGGTCACGGAGTCGAGCACCGCTTGGGCGCGCGGTGTCAGCCCCGACTCGGTCAACTCCTGCTGCTTGAGGCCGTCGGCCGGGGCGGCGCGGCAGGTCAGACTGGGGCCGGGCGCGTCGGGCGGGCCCTCGCGCAGCCGGTTCAGCACCGACCGGTCCAGCCCGGAGGTATCGGGCGCGTCGGCTCCGCGTGCGCGCAGCGCCACGGCGGTGGTCGCCAGTCGGGCCTGTTCCCTGGTCAGCATCACCGTCTCGGCGGTCGTCCGCACCGAGCAGGGATCGGCCCAGGGCAGCGCGGTGCGGTCGATCCCCGCTCGGGCGAGCAGCCAGGGGCCGGCAGTCGCGACACCGCTCGCGCACAGGGCCAGAACCGCCAGAACGATAAGAGTGCGGCGTGCCCGTGACTTGGGAGGGCGCATATGCCGGACTTTAGCTTTCCCGCGGTGAAATGTCGCGCTCGGACCGGTTGCCGCGGGTTACCGGAGCCGCTTGGAGTGCCGGTGTGTCGTGCCGAATCGGGGTTTCGCTGCGAGCGAAACCGATCACCCGATGTGACGCCCCTTCGTTCCACGTGACGACCGCGGCGGGTCGCGGATGGTGCGGGCGGATGTGAGAACCTGCGCACACGGGTCATATGCGGGAATAGCACGCCCGCGGCGGCGGCTGTGCGGACCAGGACTCGGATGTCCGGACTCGGATGTCCGGACTCGGACGGCACACGAGGAGGATGGAGGCGCGCGTGCGCAGATCGGCGGAGGCGGCACTGGGTGCGGACTACGCGGAACGGCTGCCGCGGGACGGCGACGGCTCCGCCGCCGACGGGTTCCGCCGCGTCATGGCGGAGCACGCCGCCGGAGTGGTCGTGGTGACGGCGGACGCGCCGCACGGCCCGATCGGGGTCACCGCCACTTCGTTCACCAGCGTGAGCCTCGACCCGCCGCTGGTGTCCTTCTACATCGACGACCGCTCCTCGACCTGGCAGAGCCTGCGCGAGGCCCCCGCGTTCGCGATCAGCATCCTCGCCGACGACCAGCGGGAACTCGCCTCCCGGTTCGCCACGCGCGGCATCGACCGCTTCGCGCCGCCCACGCGCTGGCAGCGCGGCCCCGAGGGCCTGCCGCTGCTCCACGGCGCCGTGGGGCACGTGCTGTGCCGCAAGCACGACGTGCTGGCCGTGGGCGACCACTGGCTGGTGGTGGGCCGTGTCGCCCAGGCACGCGTCTCCGCGGGCGCGGAGGCC is a window from the Streptomonospora litoralis genome containing:
- a CDS encoding flavin reductase family protein; translation: MRRSAEAALGADYAERLPRDGDGSAADGFRRVMAEHAAGVVVVTADAPHGPIGVTATSFTSVSLDPPLVSFYIDDRSSTWQSLREAPAFAISILADDQRELASRFATRGIDRFAPPTRWQRGPEGLPLLHGAVGHVLCRKHDVLAVGDHWLVVGRVAQARVSAGAEAPLLYHRGRYGRFSS